The nucleotide sequence AATTTATTGCTTTCTCCCAATATTTTGTGGGTGTCATTATCGTTTAATGAGTTATCTATTAGGTATGAATAGAAAACCCCTCCTAATATAGTTAAGGATATTGAATTAAATATTTCTGCGATATAAAATAAATATTTTGAATCTGCAATGCCCGTTATTATTAGCCATACACCACCAAAAGTGGTCGATAAAATAATAGCGAATTTCCTACCAAATTTGTCAGCTAGATATGATGATGGAATATCAAATAAAAAATATATAAATGATTGGATAGTCTTCATCAATCCAATATCAACTAGAGTAAGACCATGATTTAAGATAAATATTGTAGATGTTGCACCCACTAACATCCGCATGGAATTAAATATGACATTATAATATATTATAATTTTTGTTTTTGAGAGCATACGTCACACTTATCATTTTTATGTATTGATTGTTCTTCAATTTTTATGCTTAGTGAGTGTATTCCGATTCTTTTATTAGTACTGAGAATGTTACCAAAGCTTCCAAGGTATTTCATAATATCCCCAAAAGCATAAGATGCTGCGACACCATTAACGCTAGGGAATGTTGCTGCTTTAAAGTCTTTGTTTACATTTTCTATATGCTCTAAAATGTCATCTTTTGGGTGATACTCTGGCATAATGTTTTGACATTTTATGCAGGATGTTTTATTTGGTATATAAAATGGTCCAATAACGGAGATATCATTAATATAACCAATGTTTATATATGCTTGTCGTTCTTTAACACAGAATTCATTAATCCAGTTAATTAATTCAAACGGGTGGTCGGCTGAAACTATGAATAAATCAGAACGAGGTATTTTATATAAATCATTAATTGATGATATGAACATATTAATTGTTTCTATATTTGTTTCAGAATTCCTTTTATTTAATTCTCTCTCTAAAACTTCTGTTTTTTTTCTCCCTATATCATTTTGTGAAAAAAGAACTTGTCTTGTTAAGTTGCTTAGCTCTATTGTGTCATCATCAATAAGTGTAATTTTTCCTACCCCTGATGTAGACAGCAGATATGATATATGGTTTCCAATCCCACCACATCCAATTATAGTAACTGTTGATTTCTTTATTCTATCTTGAACTAAACTAGGTATTGCCCCTGCATATCTATAAAATAAATAGTTCCTACTATATCTGTCATTTTGATTGTATTCATTAAAATCCATCAGAGCATGGTTTTCATCTAAGAATGAGATTATTTCTTTTATTTCATTATCACATATCTCGGGTAAATTTGATTTAATTGTTTCTGTGATTTCTTTTTCGTGAGTCGGTAACTTCAAAAGGCTAGAAACCTTAACTAAATTCTTCCATTTTAAATAATTTTCTATAATTTGTTGTTTCGAACCAACTCCAAAAATCCCACCTGATTTATATTTCCCTACTTGAATATAATTTGCTATTTTCTTCATGATGTCCTCTGTTTCTTTATTCATAATTTTGTCTCTTTTGTGGCGGGGTATTTAACATACCCCGCTGAATTTTTTTAGTTAGATCCACTGCTAATCATCTCGATTCCTCCTATTTTGTTGGGTAATAATGAATTTTACTACCACTGTGTGATTTTTTTGTCAAGAAAAAATTTCATTTGTGTGATAATGGTTACGATAAACGATTTTGGCAGAGGAATGACTCATTAGTAATAAGGTAGGGCAGTAAATGGAACCTTTAATCAAGGTTCCATTTGGTTTAAATTAAAGCAAGAGGCAATACGATGAAATTATTGGATATTATCTTCATCTTGAATAATAGATGAGAAAAGTTTTCTAATATTGCGAGATTGACCATCGTTAATGACAACAATATCATAATCAGTTGGTGGATTAGCACGATCATTAACTACAATAAAACTCATGCCG is from Photorhabdus laumondii subsp. laumondii and encodes:
- a CDS encoding HesA/MoeB/ThiF family protein, with protein sequence MNKETEDIMKKIANYIQVGKYKSGGIFGVGSKQQIIENYLKWKNLVKVSSLLKLPTHEKEITETIKSNLPEICDNEIKEIISFLDENHALMDFNEYNQNDRYSRNYLFYRYAGAIPSLVQDRIKKSTVTIIGCGGIGNHISYLLSTSGVGKITLIDDDTIELSNLTRQVLFSQNDIGRKKTEVLERELNKRNSETNIETINMFISSINDLYKIPRSDLFIVSADHPFELINWINEFCVKERQAYINIGYINDISVIGPFYIPNKTSCIKCQNIMPEYHPKDDILEHIENVNKDFKAATFPSVNGVAASYAFGDIMKYLGSFGNILSTNKRIGIHSLSIKIEEQSIHKNDKCDVCSQKQKL